A genome region from Crossiella equi includes the following:
- a CDS encoding SDR family oxidoreductase — protein MHLLPEPQIVLVTGGVRGVGAGITRSFLRAGATVIACARRPPDAPIVVDGREPEYHACDVRDPDQVEELVAALVRAHGRLDTVVNNAGGAPHALAAQASPRHHAKVVELNLLAPLLVSQSANRVMQRQERGGRIVMVSSVSARRPSPGTAAYGAAKAGLDALTATLAVEWAPKVRVNALDVGLVRTELSHLHYGDEADLDSVARTVPLGRLATPEEVGNCAVFLASPLSAYVSGATLAVHGGGEAPAFLSASTREAG, from the coding sequence GTGCACCTGCTCCCCGAACCCCAGATCGTGCTCGTGACCGGTGGGGTGCGCGGGGTCGGCGCCGGGATCACGCGCTCGTTCCTGCGGGCCGGGGCCACCGTCATCGCCTGCGCGCGCCGCCCGCCGGACGCGCCGATCGTGGTGGACGGGCGGGAGCCGGAGTACCACGCGTGCGACGTGCGCGACCCGGACCAGGTCGAGGAGCTGGTGGCCGCGCTGGTGCGCGCGCACGGTCGGCTGGACACCGTGGTGAACAACGCGGGCGGGGCACCGCACGCCCTGGCCGCGCAGGCCAGCCCGCGCCACCACGCGAAGGTGGTGGAGCTGAACCTGTTGGCACCGCTGCTCGTATCCCAGTCCGCCAACCGGGTGATGCAACGGCAGGAGCGGGGCGGGCGGATCGTGATGGTGAGCAGTGTCAGCGCCCGCAGGCCCAGTCCGGGCACGGCGGCCTACGGCGCGGCCAAGGCCGGGCTGGACGCCCTGACCGCCACACTGGCGGTGGAGTGGGCGCCGAAGGTGCGGGTGAACGCGCTGGACGTCGGCCTGGTGCGCACCGAGCTGTCCCACCTGCACTACGGCGACGAGGCGGACCTGGACTCGGTCGCCCGCACCGTGCCGCTGGGCCGCCTGGCCACCCCGGAGGAGGTGGGCAACTGCGCGGTGTTCCTGGCCTCCCCCCTCTCGGCCTACGTCAGCGGCGCTACGCTCGCCGTGCACGGCGGGGGCGAGGCCCCGGCCTTCCTGTCCGCCAGCACCCGGGAGGCCGGATGA
- a CDS encoding thiolase domain-containing protein has product MTALPTAVLGTGQTHHRAKRLDVSMAGLCREAIDRALADAGLTMAEVDAVVLGKAPDLFEGVMMPELHLADALGANGKPLLRVHTAGSVGGSTAIVAASLVQAGIHKRVLAVAFEKQSESNAMWALSVPTPFVMPVHAGAGGYFAPHVRAYIRRAGAPGHIGALVAVKDRRNGALNPHAHLRQPDITLESVQASAMLWDPIRYDETCPSSDGAAAVVLGDETAARQAPGAVAWVHATAMRTEPTFYAGRDQVNPRAGQDAARALWREAGITDPLRQVDVAEIYVPFSWFEPMWLENLGFAETGQGWKLTEAGETEIGGRLPVNPSGGVLSTNPIGASGLLRFAEAARQVMGRAGAHQVDGARTALGHAYGGGSQFFALWVVGKDMPGG; this is encoded by the coding sequence ATGACCGCGCTGCCCACCGCCGTGCTCGGCACCGGCCAGACCCACCACAGGGCCAAGCGCCTGGACGTCTCCATGGCGGGCCTGTGCCGCGAGGCCATCGACCGGGCCCTGGCCGACGCCGGGCTGACCATGGCCGAGGTCGACGCGGTCGTGCTGGGCAAGGCCCCGGACCTGTTCGAGGGCGTCATGATGCCCGAGCTGCACCTGGCCGACGCGTTGGGCGCCAACGGGAAACCGCTGCTGCGCGTGCACACCGCGGGCTCGGTCGGCGGCTCCACCGCGATCGTCGCGGCCAGCCTGGTCCAGGCGGGCATCCACAAGCGCGTGCTCGCGGTCGCCTTCGAGAAGCAGTCGGAGTCCAACGCGATGTGGGCGCTGTCCGTGCCCACCCCGTTCGTAATGCCCGTGCACGCCGGCGCGGGCGGCTACTTCGCCCCGCACGTGCGCGCCTACATCCGCCGCGCGGGCGCCCCCGGCCACATCGGCGCCCTGGTCGCGGTCAAGGACCGCCGCAACGGCGCGCTCAACCCGCACGCGCACCTGCGCCAGCCGGACATCACCCTGGAGTCCGTGCAGGCCTCGGCGATGCTGTGGGACCCGATCCGCTACGACGAGACCTGCCCGTCCTCCGACGGCGCCGCCGCGGTCGTGCTCGGCGACGAGACCGCCGCCCGGCAGGCCCCCGGCGCGGTGGCCTGGGTGCACGCCACCGCGATGCGCACCGAACCGACCTTCTACGCCGGACGCGACCAGGTCAACCCGCGCGCCGGTCAGGACGCCGCGCGGGCGCTGTGGCGCGAGGCCGGGATCACCGACCCGCTGCGGCAGGTCGACGTGGCCGAGATCTACGTGCCGTTCTCCTGGTTCGAGCCGATGTGGCTGGAGAACCTCGGCTTCGCCGAGACCGGACAGGGCTGGAAGCTCACCGAGGCGGGCGAGACCGAGATCGGCGGTCGCCTCCCGGTCAACCCCTCCGGGGGCGTGCTGTCCACCAACCCGATTGGCGCGTCCGGGTTGCTGCGCTTCGCCGAAGCCGCCCGGCAGGTCATGGGCAGGGCGGGCGCACACCAGGTCGACGGGGCGCGCACCGCGTTGGGGCACGCCTACGGCGGCGGTTCGCAGTTCTTCGCACTGTGGGTGGTCGGAAAGGACATGCCGGGAGGCTGA
- a CDS encoding Zn-ribbon domain-containing OB-fold protein, translating to MSHEPLSAELRVGFDYTRSLGPVLGAFITALGEHRVLGVRGPDGRVHVPPAEYDPVTAAPLTELVEVGTAGEVLSWTWQPAPLAGQPLAHPFAWALIRLDGADTALVHAVDAPAETMAVGLRVRARWAADKRGAITDLACFEPEDSPSTPPEPLVAAEPVRNTTSPVHLRYRHSASCSESDFLRALAEGRILGQRCPACDQVYVPARGVCPTDGVALTDRVEVAHTGTVTSFCVVNVPFLGQRIPPPYVAAAVLLDGADIPFQHLVLGIAPEEVRMGLRVRAVWKPRGDWGHTLENIEHFEPSGEPDAPFDSFARHL from the coding sequence GTGAGCCACGAGCCGCTCAGCGCTGAGCTGCGGGTGGGGTTCGACTACACCCGCTCACTCGGGCCGGTGCTCGGCGCCTTCATCACCGCCCTGGGCGAACACCGCGTGCTGGGTGTGCGCGGACCGGACGGGCGCGTGCACGTACCGCCCGCCGAGTACGACCCGGTCACCGCGGCGCCACTGACCGAGCTGGTCGAGGTCGGCACCGCGGGCGAGGTGCTGAGCTGGACCTGGCAGCCCGCCCCCTTGGCGGGACAACCCCTGGCACACCCGTTCGCCTGGGCGCTGATCCGCTTGGACGGCGCGGACACCGCCCTCGTGCACGCCGTGGACGCCCCCGCCGAGACGATGGCGGTGGGCCTGCGGGTCCGGGCGCGGTGGGCGGCGGACAAACGCGGCGCGATCACCGACCTCGCCTGCTTCGAACCCGAGGACAGCCCGAGCACACCGCCCGAACCCCTGGTGGCCGCCGAACCGGTGCGGAACACCACCAGCCCGGTGCACCTCCGCTACCGGCACTCGGCCTCCTGCTCGGAAAGCGACTTCCTCCGCGCCCTGGCCGAGGGCCGGATCCTCGGCCAGCGCTGCCCGGCCTGCGACCAGGTCTACGTCCCGGCCCGCGGCGTCTGCCCCACCGACGGCGTGGCGCTCACCGACCGGGTCGAGGTCGCGCACACCGGCACCGTCACCAGCTTCTGCGTGGTCAACGTGCCCTTCCTCGGCCAGCGCATCCCGCCGCCGTACGTGGCCGCGGCGGTGCTGCTGGACGGCGCGGACATCCCGTTCCAGCACCTGGTCCTGGGCATCGCGCCCGAGGAGGTCCGGATGGGCCTGCGCGTGCGCGCGGTGTGGAAGCCCCGCGGGGACTGGGGGCACACGCTGGAGAACATCGAGCACTTCGAGCCGTCCGGCGAACCGGACGCGCCCTTCGACAGCTTCGCCCGCCACCTGTGA
- a CDS encoding acyl-CoA synthetase encodes MNAVTGLWNITREHPGAVAVVDPDGTEVTYAELTARADRYARGFQAHGLTPGDAVVCLLPNSADLLALYFAVIQTGLYFVPVNWHLVGPEINYIIGDSGARIVVAHERFGEAARTAAEGTAVPPDALFSVGTVEGFRPLAELGADQPPGRPENRLQGAPMLYTSGTTGRPKGVRRPLTGEPVDEVPLRNTVFFALFDLKPFDGHVHLCGSPLYHAAVLSFGVVSVQYGHTVVLMDGWDAEGALALIERYRVTHSHVVPTQFHRWLALPAEVRAGYDLSSLRTVVHGAAPCPVETKRRMIEWLGPVVVEYYAATEGGGAVITSEQWLAKPGSVGLPWPGSQVRVLDEQGRDVPTGEPGLVYLQSGPKTTFHYHGDEAKTRANRVGELFTMGDIGYLDADGYLYLCDRRNDMIISGGVNIYPAEIEGELACHPKVADVAVFGIPHPDWGEEVKAVVQPADGVAAGPALTEELLAWAATRLARFKLPRSVDYLDSLPRDPNGKLYKRRLREPYWANRGRAI; translated from the coding sequence ATGAACGCGGTGACCGGGCTGTGGAATATCACGCGGGAGCACCCCGGGGCGGTGGCCGTCGTCGACCCGGACGGCACCGAGGTGACCTACGCGGAGCTGACCGCGCGGGCGGACCGGTACGCGCGCGGGTTCCAGGCGCACGGCCTGACCCCCGGGGACGCGGTGGTGTGCCTGCTGCCGAACTCCGCGGACCTGCTGGCGCTGTACTTCGCGGTGATCCAGACCGGCCTGTACTTCGTCCCGGTCAACTGGCACCTGGTCGGACCGGAGATCAACTACATCATCGGGGACAGCGGGGCGCGGATCGTGGTGGCGCACGAACGGTTCGGCGAGGCGGCCCGGACAGCGGCCGAGGGCACCGCGGTACCGCCGGACGCGTTGTTCTCGGTGGGGACCGTCGAGGGGTTCCGGCCCCTCGCCGAGCTCGGCGCCGACCAGCCGCCCGGCCGTCCAGAGAACCGGCTCCAGGGCGCGCCGATGCTGTACACCTCCGGCACCACCGGTCGCCCGAAAGGGGTGCGCAGGCCCCTCACGGGTGAACCCGTGGACGAGGTGCCGTTGCGCAACACGGTCTTCTTCGCCCTGTTCGACCTGAAACCCTTCGACGGGCACGTGCACCTGTGCGGGTCGCCGCTCTACCACGCGGCGGTGCTCAGCTTCGGCGTGGTGTCGGTGCAGTACGGGCACACCGTGGTGCTGATGGACGGCTGGGACGCCGAGGGTGCGCTGGCGCTGATCGAGCGGTACCGGGTGACGCACAGCCACGTGGTGCCGACGCAGTTCCACCGCTGGCTGGCCCTGCCGGCGGAGGTGCGTGCCGGGTACGACCTGTCCTCGCTGCGCACGGTCGTGCACGGCGCGGCCCCGTGCCCGGTGGAGACCAAGCGGCGCATGATCGAGTGGCTGGGACCGGTGGTGGTGGAGTACTACGCGGCCACCGAGGGCGGCGGCGCGGTGATCACCTCCGAGCAGTGGCTGGCCAAGCCCGGTTCGGTCGGCCTGCCGTGGCCGGGTTCGCAGGTGCGGGTGCTGGACGAGCAGGGCCGGGACGTGCCGACCGGCGAGCCGGGCCTGGTGTACTTGCAGTCGGGCCCGAAGACCACGTTCCACTACCACGGCGACGAGGCCAAGACGCGGGCCAACCGGGTGGGCGAGCTGTTCACCATGGGCGACATCGGCTACCTGGACGCCGATGGCTACCTGTACCTGTGCGACCGCCGCAACGACATGATCATCTCGGGTGGGGTGAACATCTACCCGGCCGAGATCGAGGGTGAGCTGGCCTGCCACCCGAAGGTCGCGGACGTGGCGGTGTTCGGCATCCCGCACCCGGACTGGGGCGAGGAGGTCAAGGCGGTGGTGCAGCCCGCGGACGGCGTGGCCGCGGGCCCGGCGCTCACCGAGGAGCTGCTGGCCTGGGCGGCCACCCGCCTGGCGAGGTTCAAGCTGCCGCGGTCGGTGGACTACCTCGACTCGCTGCCGCGCGACCCCAACGGCAAGCTGTACAAACGAAGACTGCGGGAGCCGTACTGGGCCAACCGCGGCCGGGCGATCTAG
- a CDS encoding GMC family oxidoreductase N-terminal domain-containing protein: MGSPVRRRALFTIAAAGAGAAVASGALGRFGALAAYGEVPALAGKTALVVGSGFSGAVAALRLGQAGVRTTVLERGRRWDVKPSGDTFCTIKAPDWRCAWFNDRPPLGLDVNKKIERKAGLIATHEGEGIRVLSGVGVGGGSLVIGLYMPQPRRAEWNLVYPRELPFDLMDKTYWPRARENLKTGYIPADVQAHPQYKAARAWLEYLNEFGRQPDPIPFAVDWNAIREELEGKRIACHSVGEGPFGSNSGAKNSVDRTYLARATATGNVTVLAQHEVTEIREVGGRYEVVVKLTNDHGDVLATKKMDADYLFLAAGSVYTSSLLVTAKAKGWLPRLNEATGKGWGNNGDFLVLRMTLRKDVGFDQGGPGNVKFFDEANPFAPASMAWEAAPVPNIFNVACTTHLITAVTPERGEVRYDPATGTGRVYWPYGLMETAGEKAGRDLATRFWWETEGKKGFLFNGLPNYDRNTAHGLGARNTYHPLGGMVMGQATEFSGQVKGYPGLYCVDGALLPGSTCLANPSLTITANAERCLDSFVADVVRKAAR, translated from the coding sequence ATGGGATCCCCCGTACGACGACGTGCTCTGTTCACGATCGCGGCAGCGGGCGCGGGCGCCGCGGTCGCTTCCGGGGCGCTCGGCCGCTTCGGCGCGCTCGCCGCGTACGGGGAGGTGCCCGCGCTGGCCGGGAAGACCGCGCTCGTGGTCGGCAGCGGCTTCAGCGGCGCGGTCGCCGCCCTGCGCCTGGGCCAGGCCGGGGTCAGGACCACCGTGCTCGAACGCGGCCGCCGCTGGGACGTCAAGCCCAGCGGGGACACCTTCTGCACCATCAAGGCACCCGACTGGCGGTGCGCCTGGTTCAACGACCGCCCGCCGCTGGGCCTGGACGTCAACAAGAAGATCGAGCGCAAGGCCGGGCTGATCGCCACGCACGAGGGCGAGGGCATCCGCGTGCTCAGCGGCGTGGGCGTGGGCGGCGGGTCCCTGGTGATCGGCCTGTACATGCCGCAGCCGCGCCGCGCCGAGTGGAACCTGGTCTACCCGCGGGAGCTGCCGTTCGACCTGATGGACAAGACCTACTGGCCGCGCGCCCGGGAGAACCTCAAGACCGGCTACATCCCCGCCGACGTGCAGGCCCACCCGCAGTACAAGGCCGCCCGCGCGTGGCTGGAATACCTCAACGAGTTCGGCCGCCAGCCCGACCCGATCCCGTTCGCGGTGGACTGGAACGCCATCCGCGAGGAGCTGGAGGGCAAGCGCATCGCCTGCCACAGCGTCGGCGAGGGTCCGTTCGGCAGCAACTCCGGCGCCAAGAACAGCGTGGACCGCACCTACCTGGCCCGCGCCACCGCCACCGGCAACGTGACCGTCCTGGCCCAGCACGAGGTCACCGAGATCCGCGAGGTCGGCGGGCGCTACGAGGTCGTGGTCAAGCTGACCAACGACCACGGCGATGTGCTCGCCACCAAGAAGATGGACGCCGACTACCTGTTCCTGGCCGCGGGCTCGGTCTACACCTCCAGCCTGCTGGTCACCGCGAAGGCCAAGGGCTGGCTGCCCAGGCTCAATGAGGCGACCGGCAAGGGCTGGGGCAACAACGGCGACTTCCTGGTGCTGCGCATGACCTTGCGCAAGGACGTCGGCTTCGACCAGGGCGGACCCGGCAACGTCAAGTTCTTCGACGAGGCAAACCCGTTCGCCCCGGCCTCGATGGCCTGGGAGGCCGCGCCGGTGCCCAACATCTTCAACGTCGCCTGCACCACGCACCTCATCACCGCGGTCACCCCCGAACGCGGCGAGGTCCGCTACGACCCGGCCACCGGCACCGGCCGCGTGTACTGGCCGTACGGACTGATGGAGACCGCGGGCGAGAAGGCCGGGCGCGACCTGGCCACCCGGTTCTGGTGGGAGACCGAGGGCAAGAAGGGCTTCCTGTTCAACGGCCTGCCCAACTACGACCGCAACACCGCACACGGCCTCGGCGCGCGCAACACCTATCACCCGCTCGGCGGCATGGTCATGGGCCAGGCCACCGAGTTCTCCGGCCAGGTCAAGGGATATCCCGGCCTGTACTGCGTGGACGGCGCACTCCTGCCAGGATCGACCTGTCTCGCCAACCCGTCGTTGACCATCACCGCCAACGCCGAGCGGTGCCTGGACTCCTTCGTCGCCGACGTCGTCCGGAAGGCAGCCCGATGA
- a CDS encoding LLM class F420-dependent oxidoreductase has product MRLGLQLGYWGASPPDGTLELVTEAERVGFDAVFAAESWGSDAFTPLAWWGAHTTRLRLGTSVAQLSARSPASCAMHALTLDHLSGGRAVLGLGVSGPQVVEGWYGAPFRKPLARTREYVSIIRQVLARQAPVRNDGPHYPLPYTGSGALGLGKPLRPITHPLRADLPIWLGAEGPANIALTAEIADGWLALYYSPRLAKVYREYLDEGFARPGARRTADGFDIAVSVPVEVTEDRAGVLARLKPVYALYLGGMGAPGMNFHADVFTRMGYGEVVTEVRRLFGEGRKEDAARAVPDEMVSEVTIVGDAARVRAETARWAEAGVTMLVVGCRDQAQVRAVAAAVDGNEVAA; this is encoded by the coding sequence ATGCGACTTGGCTTGCAGCTCGGATACTGGGGTGCTTCACCTCCGGATGGCACATTGGAACTCGTTACCGAAGCTGAACGGGTGGGGTTCGACGCGGTGTTCGCCGCCGAGTCGTGGGGCTCGGACGCGTTCACCCCGCTGGCCTGGTGGGGAGCGCACACCACCCGCCTGCGCCTGGGCACCTCGGTGGCGCAGCTGTCCGCCCGGTCCCCGGCCTCGTGCGCGATGCACGCCCTCACCCTGGACCACCTCTCCGGCGGGCGGGCCGTGCTCGGGCTCGGCGTGTCCGGGCCGCAGGTGGTGGAGGGCTGGTACGGGGCACCCTTCCGCAAGCCACTGGCCCGCACCCGCGAGTACGTCTCGATCATCCGGCAGGTGCTGGCCCGGCAGGCGCCGGTGCGCAACGACGGGCCGCACTACCCGTTGCCCTACACCGGTTCCGGTGCGCTGGGCCTGGGCAAACCGCTGCGGCCGATCACCCACCCGCTGCGCGCGGACCTGCCGATCTGGCTCGGTGCGGAGGGCCCGGCGAACATCGCGCTGACCGCGGAGATCGCCGACGGCTGGCTCGCGCTGTACTACTCGCCGCGGCTGGCCAAGGTCTACCGCGAGTACCTGGACGAGGGCTTCGCCCGGCCGGGCGCCCGCCGCACCGCGGACGGCTTCGACATCGCGGTGAGCGTGCCGGTGGAGGTGACCGAGGACCGCGCGGGCGTGCTGGCGCGGCTGAAGCCGGTGTACGCGCTGTACCTGGGCGGGATGGGCGCACCGGGGATGAACTTCCACGCCGACGTGTTCACCCGGATGGGATACGGCGAGGTGGTGACCGAGGTGCGGCGGCTGTTCGGGGAAGGTCGAAAGGAGGACGCCGCGCGGGCGGTACCCGATGAGATGGTGTCCGAGGTGACGATCGTCGGGGACGCGGCGCGCGTGCGCGCGGAGACCGCCCGCTGGGCGGAGGCCGGGGTGACCATGCTGGTGGTCGGCTGCCGCGACCAGGCGCAGGTGCGCGCGGTCGCCGCCGCCGTGGACGGGAACGAGGTGGCGGCATGA
- a CDS encoding pyridoxamine 5'-phosphate oxidase family protein, which yields MSRRDQITMSPQEVDDFLADQRTLVVASLGPTGHPHVVPMWFTVLDGEIVFWTYASSQKVVNLRRDPRLSCLVEAGDSYEQLRGVSMEGTAEIVADPDGVLRVGAAIAARYGGAPLDEAAVEGIRRHAAKRVAVVFHRARISSWDHRKLGAGVY from the coding sequence ATGAGCAGGCGGGACCAGATCACCATGTCCCCGCAAGAAGTCGACGACTTCCTGGCCGACCAGCGCACCCTGGTGGTGGCGAGTCTGGGCCCGACCGGGCACCCGCACGTGGTGCCGATGTGGTTCACCGTGCTGGACGGCGAGATCGTGTTCTGGACCTACGCCTCGTCGCAGAAGGTGGTGAACCTGCGGCGCGATCCCCGGCTGAGCTGCCTGGTGGAGGCCGGGGACAGCTACGAGCAGCTGCGCGGGGTGTCCATGGAGGGCACCGCGGAGATCGTCGCCGACCCGGACGGGGTGCTGCGGGTCGGGGCGGCGATCGCCGCGCGGTACGGCGGGGCGCCGCTGGACGAGGCCGCGGTGGAGGGGATCCGGCGGCACGCCGCGAAGCGGGTGGCGGTGGTGTTCCACCGGGCTCGGATCAGCAGCTGGGACCATCGGAAGCTCGGGGCGGGGGTGTACTGA
- a CDS encoding SDR family oxidoreductase, with amino-acid sequence MSTPGPCQDRVVIVTGAGRGLGRAHALAYAAAGAKVVVNDAGVSLHGMGKTAAPALEVVEEIKARGGHAVANTEDVADWQGAARLVRAAVESFGQLDVLVNNAGFLRDRMLVNMDEHEWDAVIRVHLKGHMAPLRHAAAYWRSEHKAGRPLAARVVNTSSGAGLLGSVGQGNYAAAKAGIATLTTVAAAELARYGITVNAIAPAARTRMTELTFADTMATPDPEAFDTMDPANISPLVVWLGTEEAGAVTGRMFEVEGGKISLADGWRHGPFVDRGSRWPVPEIGDAVHRLVAAAPTPERVYGA; translated from the coding sequence ATGAGCACGCCAGGCCCCTGCCAGGACCGCGTCGTGATCGTCACCGGCGCGGGCCGGGGGCTCGGCCGGGCACACGCGCTGGCCTACGCGGCGGCGGGCGCCAAGGTCGTGGTCAACGACGCGGGCGTGTCCCTGCACGGCATGGGCAAGACCGCGGCCCCGGCCCTGGAGGTCGTCGAGGAGATCAAGGCCCGGGGCGGCCACGCGGTGGCCAACACCGAGGACGTGGCCGACTGGCAGGGCGCGGCCCGCCTGGTCCGGGCGGCGGTGGAGTCGTTCGGTCAGCTGGACGTCCTGGTCAACAACGCGGGTTTCCTGCGCGACCGCATGCTGGTCAACATGGACGAGCACGAGTGGGACGCGGTGATCCGGGTGCACCTCAAGGGCCACATGGCCCCGCTGCGCCACGCGGCGGCCTACTGGCGCAGCGAGCACAAGGCGGGCCGTCCGCTGGCCGCCCGGGTGGTCAACACCAGCAGCGGCGCGGGCCTGCTGGGCAGCGTGGGCCAGGGCAACTACGCGGCGGCCAAGGCGGGCATCGCCACCCTCACCACGGTCGCCGCGGCCGAGCTGGCGCGCTACGGCATCACGGTGAACGCGATCGCCCCGGCCGCCCGCACCCGCATGACCGAGCTGACCTTCGCCGACACCATGGCCACCCCGGACCCCGAGGCCTTCGACACCATGGACCCGGCCAACATCTCCCCCCTGGTCGTGTGGCTGGGCACCGAGGAGGCCGGTGCGGTCACGGGCCGGATGTTCGAGGTGGAAGGCGGCAAGATCAGCCTGGCGGACGGCTGGCGCCACGGCCCGTTCGTGGACCGGGGCTCCCGCTGGCCGGTCCCCGAGATCGGCGACGCGGTCCACCGCCTGGTGGCGGCGGCCCCGACCCCGGAACGGGTATACGGCGCCTGA
- a CDS encoding thiolase domain-containing protein translates to MPEEVAVVGFAQSPAVRRTHAPANGVEMLLPLFHQVYSDTGLSKKDIGFWCSGSSDYLAGRAFSFVNAVDAIGAVPPIAESHVEMDAAWALYEAWVRLRIGEVDTALVYGFGKSSAGELRRVLALQLDPYLVTPLWPDSVSLAGLQARLGLTRGRWSERDMAEVAVRARAAAKDNPDAQLSGDHTVEALLAEPYLADPLRAHDCAPITDGASVVVLAAGDRARALCERPAWITGIEHRVDSGQLGARDLTAVPSAVAAAQAAGADGADLAELHTPFTHQEILLRQELKLTETPVNPGGGVLAGNPMFAAGLARIGLAARHIHRGEAGRVLAHATSGPCLQQNLVCVLDGDRR, encoded by the coding sequence GTGCCGGAGGAGGTCGCCGTCGTCGGGTTCGCGCAGTCGCCCGCCGTGCGCCGCACCCACGCACCCGCCAACGGGGTGGAGATGCTGCTGCCCCTGTTCCACCAGGTGTACTCCGATACCGGTCTGTCCAAGAAGGACATCGGCTTCTGGTGCTCGGGCTCCTCGGACTACCTCGCCGGGCGCGCGTTCTCCTTCGTCAACGCCGTGGACGCCATCGGCGCGGTCCCGCCCATCGCCGAGTCGCACGTGGAGATGGACGCGGCCTGGGCGCTGTACGAGGCCTGGGTGCGCCTGCGGATCGGCGAGGTGGACACCGCCCTGGTCTACGGCTTCGGCAAGTCCAGCGCGGGTGAGCTGCGCCGCGTGCTGGCCCTCCAGCTGGACCCCTACCTGGTCACCCCGCTGTGGCCGGACTCGGTGAGCCTGGCCGGTCTGCAAGCCCGCCTGGGCCTGACCCGGGGCCGCTGGAGCGAGCGGGACATGGCCGAGGTCGCGGTCCGGGCCCGCGCGGCCGCCAAGGACAACCCGGACGCCCAGCTCTCCGGCGACCACACCGTCGAGGCGCTGCTCGCCGAGCCGTACCTGGCCGATCCGCTGCGCGCCCACGACTGCGCCCCGATCACCGACGGCGCCTCCGTGGTGGTCCTCGCCGCCGGTGACCGCGCCCGGGCGCTCTGCGAACGCCCGGCCTGGATCACCGGCATCGAGCACCGCGTGGACAGCGGCCAGCTCGGCGCCCGCGACCTCACCGCCGTGCCCTCGGCCGTGGCCGCCGCCCAGGCCGCGGGCGCGGACGGCGCGGACCTGGCCGAGCTGCACACCCCGTTCACCCACCAGGAGATCCTGCTGCGCCAGGAGCTCAAGCTCACCGAGACCCCGGTGAACCCGGGCGGGGGAGTGCTCGCGGGCAACCCGATGTTCGCCGCCGGACTGGCCCGCATCGGCCTGGCCGCCCGGCACATCCACCGCGGCGAGGCCGGACGCGTGCTGGCCCACGCCACCAGCGGACCCTGCCTGCAACAGAACCTGGTGTGCGTGCTGGACGGGGACCGCCGATGA
- a CDS encoding enoyl-CoA hydratase family protein gives MTVTRSRTETSISVVTLDFPPVNALPAQAWSDLADALTEAGREPETHVVVLRAEGRGFCAGVDLKELQADPDRTALIGVNRGCAAAFAAVYDCPVPVVVAVQGFCLGGGIGLVGNADVVVAARDASFGLPEVDRGALGAATHLARLVPQHLMRALYFTASRISADALHHHGSVYRVVPRADLDEAALEVARAIAAKDPRVIRRAKEAINGIDPQPVHRSYRYEQGFTFELNLTGAADEARQAFLDR, from the coding sequence ATGACCGTCACGCGCAGCCGGACCGAGACCTCGATATCCGTTGTCACACTGGACTTCCCGCCCGTCAACGCGCTGCCCGCGCAGGCCTGGTCCGACCTGGCCGACGCGCTCACCGAGGCGGGCCGCGAGCCGGAGACGCACGTGGTGGTGCTGCGCGCGGAGGGCCGGGGCTTCTGCGCGGGCGTGGACCTGAAAGAGCTCCAGGCCGACCCGGACCGCACCGCGCTGATCGGGGTGAACCGGGGCTGCGCGGCCGCCTTCGCCGCGGTCTACGACTGCCCGGTGCCGGTGGTGGTGGCGGTGCAGGGCTTCTGCCTGGGCGGCGGCATCGGCCTGGTGGGCAACGCCGACGTGGTGGTGGCGGCGCGGGACGCGAGCTTCGGCCTGCCGGAGGTGGACCGGGGCGCGCTGGGCGCGGCCACCCACCTGGCCCGCCTGGTCCCGCAGCACCTGATGCGCGCGCTGTACTTCACCGCCTCGCGTATCAGTGCGGATGCCCTGCACCACCACGGCTCGGTCTACCGGGTGGTCCCGCGCGCGGACCTGGACGAGGCGGCCCTGGAGGTCGCCCGCGCGATCGCGGCCAAGGACCCGAGGGTGATCCGCCGGGCCAAGGAGGCGATCAACGGCATCGACCCGCAGCCGGTGCACCGCAGCTACCGCTACGAGCAGGGCTTCACCTTCGAGCTGAACCTCACCGGGGCCGCGGACGAGGCCCGCCAAGCGTTCCTGGACCGCTAG